The Actinomycetota bacterium nucleotide sequence ACCATCGCGTTTACCTGGTTTCGCCACGCCGGCCTGCTCGCCATCGTAGCCCACGCCCCCGCACCGAACCCGTGAGGGCCGCCCGGTTAGTGGACCGGCGCCCCCCGGGTGCGCCACAGTGGCGTCGACATCAACGATCAGGAGGGGCTATGAACGACCAGGAGCGCAACGAAGGCGGCGCGTCCGGGACCGCAGGGGGCTCTCCCGGCGGACCGGGCGCTACGAGCGGCGGTTCTGCCTCGACGGGCGGACCCCCCGGTACGCCCGCCACGCCCACGGGTCCGGGCGCTCCCCCCGGCACGGCCGGACCGAGCGGTGCCGACTCGCCGAACCCGTCTCCCACGCCGGGTGTCCCGGTCCCGCCTCCCACGCCGCCCATCACCGACGACCGTCCGCCGCCCCCGGCCCTGCTGGACGAGGAGGACGACGACCTGGGCTTCGATGACGACCTGCACGAGGGACGCCGGGCGACCGGGTACGGGATCGGCTCCCTGGCCGCGGGGCTCGTCGCCCTCTACCTGTTCCCCGCGCAGTTCGTCCTGAACGTCGCCTTCCAGCGACTGAACCAGGGCCCGACGCAGCTGGGCAACTGGTACACGCTCGGCTGGCTCGCCAACCTCCTACCCTCCGCCCTCGCGGCGATCTTCGCGATCGTGGCCGCCTCGAGGGGCGACTCTTCGGTCGAGCAGGGTCTGGGGTCGGGCCTGTCCCGCGTCGGCCGGATGCTCGGGTACGGCGCGCTGGTGCTGGTGGCTCTCGGGATCGTGGCGCTCGTGATGTCCCTGCAGCCGCTCCCGCAGCCGCAGGTGCCGCCGGGGTTCCAGGGCGGGCCTGGGGGCGGCTAGGCCCCCATCGCCTCGCGCATAGACGAGACCAGCCCGACGGCGGCGGCGACGCCGCCGTCGGCCACGGCCTGGATCACCGCGCTCCCGACTATCACCCCGTCTGCGAACGAGCACGCCTCCGCCGCCTGCTCGGGGGTCGAGACCCCCAGCCCGACCAGGGCGGGACGGTCGGTGACGGTCCGGACGCGCTCCACGACCGCCCGGGCGCGCTCGGACAGCGACGTCCGGACGCCGGTCACCCCCAGGAGGGAGACGCAGTAGACGAACCCGCCTCCCACGCGGGCGACGGTCCGGACGCGCTCCTCGTCGGTGGTCGGCGCAGCCAGCAGGACCGCGGCGATCCCCGCCTCGGCGGTGGCCCGCAGCCACGGGTCCGCCTCCTCCGGCGGGAGGTCGGGGACGATCGCCCCGGCCGCTCCGCAACCGGCCGCGCGGTCGGCGAACTCCGACCACCCCAGGGCGGCGACCGGGTTCACGTACGTCATGAGCACGAAGGGGACCTCGACCCGGAGCGCGGACATGGTGTTGAGCACGGCGCCGGGGCGCATCTCGGCTCCGAGCGCGACCTCGGACGCCCGCTGGATGACGGGTCCGTCCATGAGAGGGTCGGTGAACGGGACGCCGATCTCGAGCATGTCCGCCCCCGCCGCGACCACGCCCTCCACGAGGGAGGGGAAGAGGTCGGGCGAGGGGAAGCCGCAGGTGAGGTACGGAGCCAGGACCTTCCGGCCGCCGGCGCGCAGCTCGCGCAGGTGCGCTTCGAGCGGGGTCACCCGAGCCGCTCCCGGACGGCCTCCACGTCCTTGTCACCGCGTCCCGAGAGCAGCAGGACCACGTGCTCCGGGAGCCTGCCCGCGTTCCGGAGGAGCCAGGCCACCGCGTGCGCGGGCTCGAGGGCGGGCACGATCCCCTCGAGGGAGCCGAGGGTCCGGAAGGCCTCGAGGGCCTCCCGGTCCGTGGCCGGCTCGTAGCGCGCGAGACCCTCGGCGGCCAGGTAGGCGTGCTCGGGTCCGACGGCCGGGTAGTCGAGCCCGGCCGAGATCGAGTGCGCCTCCCGGATCAGTCCGTCCGGGTCCTGCAGGACCCGGGTGCGCGCGCCGTGGAGGATGCCGTCCGTCCCGCCTGCGACGGCCGCGCCGTGCGCGTCGGTGTCCAGGCCGTCGCCGCCCGCCTCCACGCCGACCAGGTCCACCCCGGGGAGCCCGACGAAGCCCTTGAAGATCCCGATCGCGTTGGACCCTCCCCCGACGCAGGCGACCACCATGTCCGGGAGCCGGCCGGTCGCGTCGGTGAACTGGTTGCGCGCCTCGTCCCCGATCACCCGCTGGAGCTCGCCGACCATCCACGGGTAGGGGTGCGGTCCGACGACGGAGCCGATCACGTAGTGGGTGTCCTCGACGTTCGCGACCCAGTCCCGCAGCGCCTCGTTCACGGCGTCCTTCAGCGTCCGGCTCCCCGACTCCACCGGGACCACGCGGGCGCCGAGCATCTGCATCCGGAAGACGTTGAGCTCCTGGCGCTGCACGTCCACCGCCCCCATGTACACCTCGCACGCCATCCCGAAGAGCGCCGCGGCGGTGGCGGTCGCGACGCCGTGCTGGCCGGCGCCCGTCTCGGCGATGATCCTCGACTTGCCGAGCCGCCGGGCGAGCAGACACTGACCCAGGACGTTGTTGATCTTGTGCGACCCGGTGTGCGCCAGGTCCTCCCGCTTGATCCATACGTTCGATCCGACGCGCTCGGACAGCCGGGCCGCGTGGTAGAGCGGTGTCGGCCGGCCGGCGTACTGGGTGAGGAGCCGGTCGAGCTCCTCGCGATAGGACGGGTCGGCCCTCGCCACGCGCCACGCTCCCTCGAGCTCGATCAGCGCCGGCATCAACGTCTCGGGGACGAACCGTCCGCCGTAGGCGCCGAACCTGCCCGTCGGGTCCGGGACGACCTCGAGCGGGTTCAACGCGCGGGTAGGCTGGCGTCCATGGGTGCCAGAAGGGTACCAGCGGGTCGTCGTGCCCGATGGTGGGTGCGGCCGGTGTCGTGGTCGCTCCTGATCGTGGCCGGGGTCGTCCTCGGCGTCGGGACCCTGATCGTCACGGGCGCCCGATGTCTGGCCGCCGGCGCAGCGAACCTCGGCTCGGCGTGCCCGGCCTCCGTCGTCGAGATGGGGATGTACGGGACGGCGCTGTTGGCCGTGGTCGCGGGGGCGGTGGGGCTGGTGCGGGAGATGAGCGCGTTCAGCCGCG carries:
- the trpA gene encoding tryptophan synthase subunit alpha, which codes for MTPLEAHLRELRAGGRKVLAPYLTCGFPSPDLFPSLVEGVVAAGADMLEIGVPFTDPLMDGPVIQRASEVALGAEMRPGAVLNTMSALRVEVPFVLMTYVNPVAALGWSEFADRAAGCGAAGAIVPDLPPEEADPWLRATAEAGIAAVLLAAPTTDEERVRTVARVGGGFVYCVSLLGVTGVRTSLSERARAVVERVRTVTDRPALVGLGVSTPEQAAEACSFADGVIVGSAVIQAVADGGVAAAVGLVSSMREAMGA
- the trpB gene encoding tryptophan synthase subunit beta, translated to MNPLEVVPDPTGRFGAYGGRFVPETLMPALIELEGAWRVARADPSYREELDRLLTQYAGRPTPLYHAARLSERVGSNVWIKREDLAHTGSHKINNVLGQCLLARRLGKSRIIAETGAGQHGVATATAAALFGMACEVYMGAVDVQRQELNVFRMQMLGARVVPVESGSRTLKDAVNEALRDWVANVEDTHYVIGSVVGPHPYPWMVGELQRVIGDEARNQFTDATGRLPDMVVACVGGGSNAIGIFKGFVGLPGVDLVGVEAGGDGLDTDAHGAAVAGGTDGILHGARTRVLQDPDGLIREAHSISAGLDYPAVGPEHAYLAAEGLARYEPATDREALEAFRTLGSLEGIVPALEPAHAVAWLLRNAGRLPEHVVLLLSGRGDKDVEAVRERLG